Proteins encoded together in one Pongo abelii isolate AG06213 chromosome 8, NHGRI_mPonAbe1-v2.0_pri, whole genome shotgun sequence window:
- the LOC100936439 gene encoding large ribosomal subunit protein uL13-like — MKSKRTFPKRLPKMAEVQVLVLDGRGHLLGLLAAIVAKQVLLGRKVVVVRCEGINISGNFYRNKLKYLAFLRKRMNTNPSRGPYHLRAPSCIFWLTVRGMLPHKTKRGQAALDPLKVFEGIPPPYHKKKRMVVPAALKVVRLKPTRKFAYLGRLAHEVGWKYQAVTATLEEKRKEKANIHYQKKKQLMRLRKQAEKNVEKKTDKYTDVLKTHDSWSEPNKDC; from the coding sequence atgaaaagcaaaagaacCTTTCCCAAGCGGCTGCCGAAGATGGCGGAGGTGCAGGTCCTGGTGCTTGATGGTCGAGGCCATCTCCTGGGCCTCCTGGCGGCCATCGTGGCTAAACAGGTACTGCTGGGCCGGAAGGTGGTGGTCGTACGCTGCGAAGGCATCAACATTTCTGGCAATTTCTACAGAAACAAGTTGAAGTACCTGGCTTTCCTCCGCAAGCGGATGAACACCAACCCTTCCCGAGGCCCCTACCACCTCCGGGCCCCCAGCTGCATCTTCTGGCTGACCGTGCGAGGTATGCTGCCCCACAAGACCAAGCGAGGCCAGGCCGCTCTGGACCCTCTCAAGGTGTTCGAGGGCATCCCACCACCCTACCACAAGAAAAAGCGGATGGTGGTTCCTGCTGCCCTCAAGGTTGTGCGTCTGAAGCCTACAAGAAAGTTTGCCTATCTGGGGCGCCTGGCTCATGAGGTTGGCTGGAAGTACCAGGCAGTGACAGCCAccctggaggagaagaggaaagagaaagccaATATCCACTACCAGAAGAAGAAACAGCTCATGAGGCTACGGAAACAGGCCGAGAAGAACGTGGAGAAGAAAACTGACAAATACACAGACGTCCTCAAGACCCACGACTCCTGGTCTGAGCCCAATAAAGACTGTtaa